The Staphylococcus sp. KG4-3 genome has a window encoding:
- a CDS encoding ComF family protein, which yields MTKCIQCQKTYIEPFNAKTFYKKASKFCDSCLEQWQKAKLSSENRCPRCLKLLAITETACLDCKFLMSKFKLMHQLYCNYQYQGMVKQLIHQYKFMKDVALAEVLAAQMQLPKTQYDYIVPIPSSREKDQARTFNPVTCVLDQMGASYKSLLIAKARPKQSSLGKLHRFALTNPFEIVQNIDLKNKNILLVDDIYTTGLTVHNASSILLIRKIRKLDVFTFAR from the coding sequence ATGACTAAATGTATACAGTGCCAAAAAACATATATTGAACCGTTTAATGCTAAGACATTTTATAAAAAAGCGTCAAAATTCTGTGATAGTTGTTTAGAACAGTGGCAAAAGGCTAAACTTTCATCAGAAAACCGGTGCCCGCGATGTTTGAAACTATTAGCAATAACTGAAACAGCTTGCTTAGACTGTAAATTTTTGATGTCAAAATTTAAACTGATGCATCAACTTTATTGTAATTACCAATATCAAGGTATGGTAAAACAATTAATACATCAATATAAATTTATGAAAGATGTGGCACTTGCTGAAGTGTTAGCAGCACAAATGCAACTGCCTAAAACCCAATATGATTATATCGTACCTATACCTTCATCGAGAGAAAAAGACCAAGCACGTACGTTTAATCCTGTGACGTGTGTCTTAGACCAGATGGGCGCATCGTACAAATCTTTATTGATAGCAAAAGCGAGACCGAAACAATCATCATTAGGTAAATTACATCGTTTTGCGCTTACTAACCCATTTGAAATTGTACAAAATATAGACTTGAAAAACAAAAATATATTACTTGTAGATGATATATATACTACAGGATTAACGGTTCACAATGCATCATCAATACTACTTATTAGAAAAATCAGAAAATTAGATGTGTTTACGTTTGCACGATAA
- the prfB gene encoding peptide chain release factor 2 (programmed frameshift) encodes MELSEIKRNIDAYRERLEQLRGSLDLEEKETNIKEFEEMMTDPTFWDDQDKAQEIIDKNNALKSIVNAYRSLESTLEDMDTTRALLLEENDDTMKQELEQEVHTFESRLDNFELQLLLDGPYDANDAIMELHPGAGGTESQDWTNMLLRMYQRYCEQKGFKVEIADYLPGDEAGVKSVTIIVKGHNAYGYLKAEKGVHRLVRISPFDSSGRRHTSFASCDVIPQFNNTEIEIEVNQDDITIDTFRASGAGGQHINKTESAIRITHHPTGIVVNNQNERSQIKNREAAMKTLKSKLYQLKIEEQEQEMAEIRGEQKDIGWGSQIRSYVFHPYAMVKDHRTNAETGKVDAVMDGDINSFIEAYLRSQMDHSEK; translated from the exons ATGGAATTATCAGAAATTAAACGAAATATTGATGCTTATAGAGAAAGATTAGAACAACTTAGGGGGTCTCTT GACTTAGAAGAAAAAGAGACTAATATTAAAGAATTCGAAGAGATGATGACAGATCCTACTTTTTGGGATGACCAAGATAAAGCGCAAGAGATAATTGATAAGAACAATGCTTTAAAATCAATTGTGAATGCTTATAGATCACTTGAATCAACTCTGGAAGACATGGATACGACAAGAGCATTATTATTAGAAGAAAACGATGACACAATGAAGCAAGAATTGGAGCAAGAAGTTCATACGTTTGAAAGTCGGTTAGACAACTTCGAATTACAATTATTGTTAGATGGTCCATATGATGCGAACGATGCCATTATGGAGTTGCATCCAGGTGCAGGTGGTACTGAGTCACAAGATTGGACTAACATGTTATTGAGAATGTACCAGCGTTACTGTGAGCAAAAAGGCTTTAAGGTAGAAATTGCTGACTATTTACCAGGAGACGAAGCTGGAGTTAAAAGTGTAACGATAATCGTAAAAGGTCATAATGCTTATGGCTATTTGAAAGCTGAAAAGGGAGTGCACCGTCTTGTTCGAATTTCTCCATTTGATTCTTCTGGACGTAGACATACATCATTTGCATCATGTGATGTAATCCCACAATTTAATAATACCGAAATAGAAATTGAAGTTAATCAAGACGATATTACAATTGATACTTTTAGAGCATCGGGTGCAGGTGGACAACATATTAATAAAACAGAATCGGCCATTCGAATCACTCACCATCCAACTGGCATCGTTGTAAATAACCAAAATGAACGTTCTCAAATTAAAAACAGAGAAGCTGCCATGAAGACTTTGAAATCTAAGTTATATCAATTAAAAATTGAAGAACAAGAACAGGAAATGGCAGAAATTAGAGGAGAACAAAAAGACATAGGATGGGGGAGTCAAATCAGATCTTATGTATTCCACCCGTATGCCATGGTCAAAGATCATCGTACTAATGCTGAAACTGGCAAAGTCGATGCGGTAATGGATGGAGATATTAATTCATTTATAGAAGCATATTTACGTAGCCAGATGGACCATAGTGAAAAATAA
- a CDS encoding CsbA family protein — MIWYALAAFFPCIFVVLFSVLTRSKWVGTILTLVIIGASVQKGFFHSEWIIFIDVVSMLAGYLIIDQLELHKKEDD, encoded by the coding sequence ATGATTTGGTATGCGCTTGCGGCCTTTTTTCCTTGTATATTTGTTGTGTTATTTAGTGTATTAACGAGAAGTAAATGGGTAGGAACAATCCTGACATTAGTTATTATAGGTGCCTCTGTACAAAAAGGATTCTTCCATAGTGAGTGGATTATTTTTATAGATGTAGTGTCTATGTTGGCAGGATATCTCATTATTGATCAATTAGAATTGCACAAAAAAGAAGACGATTGA
- a CDS encoding YfbR-like 5'-deoxynucleotidase — MGVHQYFKRLSDLEKLIRLPGKFKYFEHNVAAHSFKVTKIAQYLGTVEEYHGNEVDWKSLYEKALNHDFAEIFTGDIKTPVKYASGELKKLFSQVEEEMVDHFINEEIPEPYQDIYRERLQEGKDDSLEGQLLSVADKIDLLYETFGEIQKRNPEQLFFEIYEMSLETIMQFDHLSSVQDFIENIIPEMLTEKFIPKSELRETTMAILNNRNG, encoded by the coding sequence ATGGGAGTACATCAATATTTTAAACGCTTATCTGATTTAGAAAAATTAATTAGATTGCCAGGTAAATTTAAGTATTTCGAGCATAACGTCGCTGCCCACTCATTCAAGGTGACTAAAATTGCTCAATATTTAGGTACAGTTGAAGAGTATCATGGGAATGAAGTGGATTGGAAAAGCTTATATGAAAAGGCATTAAACCATGATTTCGCGGAAATATTCACAGGAGATATTAAAACGCCTGTAAAGTATGCTAGCGGAGAATTAAAGAAATTATTCTCACAAGTAGAAGAGGAAATGGTAGATCATTTTATAAATGAAGAGATTCCAGAACCATATCAAGATATCTATAGAGAAAGATTACAAGAAGGTAAGGACGATTCGTTAGAAGGTCAATTACTTTCAGTAGCTGATAAAATAGATTTATTATATGAAACATTTGGAGAAATTCAAAAACGTAACCCGGAACAACTATTCTTTGAAATATATGAAATGTCGTTAGAGACAATAATGCAATTTGACCACCTTAGCTCAGTTCAAGATTTTATAGAAAATATTATTCCTGAAATGTTGACGGAAAAGTTCATTCCAAAATCTGAATTACGAGAAACAACCATGGCTATTTTAAATAATAGGAACGGGTGA
- a CDS encoding DEAD/DEAH box helicase family protein, whose product MDNIQSVFITASHNQVSLGTYQLQFNLSEQQSYASNEILAATKAFRSKLLYAVTGAGKTEMIFEAIQYARSQGYNVAIVSPRVDVVIEVSMRIAEAFQQENIDVLYQGHAQKYNGHFIVATIHQLYRFKKHFNLIIVDEVDAFPLDIDSSLFEAVKHASNKHCSHIYMTATPSKKLLQRFNYSDVIVLPARFHRHSLPIPHFKYFNLKPHKIQRKLLKILRKQITNQRYTLVFFNNIKLMKEAYNQYKNLFKRITYVHSDDVYRCEKVKSLRDGKYQIVFTTTILERGFTMANLDVIVCNSHNFSTNALIQIAGRVGRKRENPSGLVLFLHEGITFKMLQARKNIKRMNQLAREKGWIDD is encoded by the coding sequence ATGGATAATATTCAATCTGTTTTCATCACAGCATCACATAATCAGGTTTCGTTGGGCACATATCAATTGCAATTTAATCTTTCGGAACAACAAAGCTATGCATCAAATGAAATTTTAGCAGCTACAAAGGCATTTCGCTCAAAGTTATTATATGCAGTGACAGGTGCAGGAAAGACGGAGATGATATTTGAAGCTATTCAATATGCACGTAGCCAAGGATATAATGTTGCTATTGTTTCTCCTAGAGTGGATGTAGTTATTGAGGTGAGCATGAGAATTGCAGAAGCCTTTCAACAAGAAAATATTGATGTTTTATATCAAGGACATGCACAAAAATATAATGGGCATTTCATTGTAGCAACGATACATCAGTTGTATCGCTTCAAAAAGCATTTTAATTTAATTATTGTTGATGAAGTAGATGCTTTTCCTTTAGACATAGACTCCTCTTTATTTGAAGCCGTTAAACACGCTTCAAATAAACATTGTTCCCACATTTATATGACTGCTACGCCATCGAAAAAATTACTCCAACGATTCAATTATAGCGATGTGATTGTCTTACCTGCACGTTTTCATAGACACTCACTTCCGATACCTCATTTTAAATACTTCAACTTAAAGCCTCACAAAATACAAAGAAAACTATTAAAAATTTTAAGAAAGCAAATTACTAATCAACGCTATACGCTTGTATTTTTTAACAATATTAAATTAATGAAGGAAGCTTATAACCAATACAAAAATCTATTCAAGAGAATAACTTATGTTCACAGTGATGATGTTTATCGCTGTGAAAAAGTGAAGTCCTTAAGAGATGGAAAGTATCAAATTGTTTTTACGACAACAATCTTAGAACGTGGTTTTACGATGGCTAATTTAGACGTCATAGTCTGCAATAGCCATAATTTTTCAACCAATGCATTAATTCAAATAGCAGGGAGAGTTGGACGCAAGAGAGAAAACCCAAGTGGGCTTGTTTTGTTTTTACATGAAGGTATCACATTTAAAATGTTACAGGCACGTAAAAACATTAAGCGTATGAATCAATTGGCCCGTGAAAAAGGGTGGATAGATGACTAA
- the hpf gene encoding ribosome hibernation-promoting factor, HPF/YfiA family: MIRFEIHGENLTITDAIRNYIEEKIGKLERYFNDVPNATAHVKVKTYHNSATKIEVTIPLKNVTLRAEERNDDLYAGVDLINSKLERQVRKYKTRVNRRNRNRGEQEAFASLPEENEAVEIQNDESENEIEIIRAKNFSLKPMDSEEAVLQMDLLGHDFFIFTDRETDGTSIVYKRKDGKYGLIETTE; encoded by the coding sequence ATGATCAGATTTGAAATTCACGGGGAGAACCTCACTATTACTGATGCGATTCGCAACTATATTGAGGAGAAAATTGGTAAACTTGAACGTTATTTTAACGATGTGCCAAATGCAACTGCACACGTTAAAGTAAAAACATACCATAACTCAGCTACTAAAATAGAAGTAACTATTCCATTGAAAAACGTTACATTACGAGCTGAAGAACGTAACGATGATTTGTATGCAGGCGTTGACCTAATTAATAGTAAACTTGAAAGACAAGTTAGAAAGTACAAAACACGTGTAAATCGTAGAAATAGAAATCGTGGTGAGCAAGAAGCATTTGCATCACTACCAGAAGAAAATGAAGCAGTAGAAATTCAAAATGACGAGTCTGAAAATGAAATCGAAATCATTCGTGCTAAAAATTTCAGCTTGAAACCTATGGATTCAGAGGAAGCAGTATTGCAAATGGATCTATTAGGGCATGATTTCTTCATTTTTACAGATCGAGAAACAGATGGAACAAGCATTGTTTATAAAAGAAAAGATGGCAAATATGGATTGATTGAAACAACTGAATAA
- a CDS encoding CHAP domain-containing protein: protein MKKGLTFSITTAAMFFGINGIASADQIHTVKENAKLTDIAQAFATTTTEIQNLNQINDREYVQAGERLVLPDNDIVEVKVGDSIQSIADAYQLTVEQLNQLNPNLGEMIYPGQLIAVSEKGSAHLNNQIQQMFNEQIEGQSNTSDGNYNEVINEQSTPNRTTTSTNVTSIAPQTWPNVNAHDVAENNQQMHVDSNVESKEHYRPVQQASNGNNYYTWGQCTYYAFDRRQQLGKSVGNLWGNANNWASAARQNGYQVNHTPEVGAIFQSNAGNYGHVGIVECKNSDGSILVSEMNWQGVGQKSYRTVHNTGQYNYIH from the coding sequence ATGAAGAAAGGCTTAACATTTTCTATAACAACGGCAGCAATGTTTTTTGGTATAAATGGTATAGCATCAGCAGACCAAATCCATACAGTGAAGGAAAATGCTAAATTAACAGATATAGCTCAAGCATTTGCAACAACAACTACGGAAATTCAAAATTTAAATCAAATAAATGATAGAGAGTATGTTCAAGCAGGAGAAAGATTAGTACTTCCAGATAATGATATTGTAGAAGTAAAAGTTGGGGATTCAATTCAAAGTATCGCAGATGCATATCAACTGACAGTTGAACAACTTAATCAGTTGAACCCAAATTTAGGAGAAATGATATATCCTGGTCAACTTATCGCAGTTTCTGAAAAAGGTTCAGCACATTTAAACAATCAAATACAACAAATGTTTAACGAGCAAATCGAAGGGCAAAGCAATACCTCAGATGGTAATTACAATGAAGTAATTAATGAACAATCAACGCCAAATCGTACTACAACATCAACAAATGTGACATCTATTGCACCACAAACATGGCCAAATGTTAACGCACATGACGTAGCTGAAAACAATCAACAAATGCATGTTGATAGTAATGTGGAATCTAAAGAACACTATAGACCAGTACAACAAGCTTCAAATGGCAATAACTATTACACATGGGGACAGTGTACATATTACGCTTTCGATAGACGTCAACAATTAGGAAAATCTGTTGGTAATTTATGGGGAAATGCGAATAATTGGGCTTCAGCAGCTCGTCAAAATGGCTATCAAGTAAATCACACGCCAGAAGTTGGAGCTATTTTCCAAAGTAATGCTGGTAACTATGGTCATGTAGGTATAGTGGAATGTAAAAATTCAGATGGATCAATTCTTGTGTCAGAAATGAACTGGCAAGGAGTAGGGCAAAAATCTTATAGAACAGTACACAACACAGGACAATACAATTATATTCACTAA
- the secA gene encoding preprotein translocase subunit SecA gives MGFLSKIADGNKKEIKRLGKLADKVLALEEDMSILTDEEIKGKTKAFQEQLQAEEDIKKQNKILDDILPEAFAIVREGAKRVFNMSPYKVQVMGGIAIHGGDISEMRTGEGKTLTATMPVYLNALTGRGVHVITVNEYLSSVQSQEMAELYEFLGLSVGLNLNSKTTNEKREAYACDITYCTNNELGFDYLRDNMVNYAEERVMRPLNFAIIDEVDSILIDEARTPLIISGEAEKSTSLYTQANVFAKMLKTEDDYNFDEKTKAVQLTEQGIDKAERMFKIDNLYDVKNVDIISHINTALRAHVTLQRDVDYMVNDGEVLIVDQFTGRTMPGRRFSEGLHQAIEAKEGVKIQNESKTMASITFQNYFRMYNKLSGMTGTAKTEEEEFRNIYNMTVTQIPTNKPIQRIDKPDLIYISQKGKFDAVVADVIEKHKQGQPVLLGTVAVETSEYISNLLKKNGVRHDVLNAKNHEREADIVANAGQRGAVTIATNMAGRGTDIKLGEGVEEIGGLAVIGTERHESRRIDDQLRGRSGRQGDKGDSRFYLSLQDELMVRFGSERLQNMMNRLGMDDSTPIESKMVSRAVESAQKRVEGNNFDARKRVLEYDDVLRKQREIIYNERNNIIDSDTSGDLVNQMLHSTLERSVHYHVNEEADEPDYEPFINYVDDVFLNEGDLKVADIKGKDKEDIVEIVWNKVEVALKDQKEKIGTQFDEFERMILLRSIDTHWTDHIDTMDQLRQGIHLRSYGQQNPLRDYQNEGHQLFDTMMENIEEDVSKYILKSVVSVEDDVERDKATDFGKAEHVSAEDGKEKVKSSPYVKDEHIGRNDPCPCGSGKKYKNCHGA, from the coding sequence ATGGGTTTTTTATCAAAAATTGCAGATGGCAATAAAAAAGAAATAAAACGCCTTGGTAAATTAGCCGACAAAGTTCTTGCATTAGAAGAGGATATGTCGATATTAACTGATGAAGAAATTAAAGGGAAAACAAAAGCATTTCAAGAACAATTACAAGCTGAAGAAGATATAAAAAAACAAAATAAAATATTAGATGATATTTTACCAGAAGCTTTTGCAATCGTACGAGAAGGGGCAAAACGTGTATTCAATATGAGTCCTTATAAAGTACAAGTTATGGGCGGTATCGCAATTCATGGTGGCGATATTTCAGAAATGAGAACTGGTGAAGGTAAAACATTAACAGCAACGATGCCAGTTTATCTAAATGCTTTAACAGGACGTGGCGTACACGTTATTACGGTCAATGAATACTTATCTAGTGTTCAAAGCCAGGAAATGGCTGAGTTATACGAGTTTCTTGGCCTATCTGTTGGTTTAAATTTAAACAGTAAAACAACAAATGAAAAAAGAGAAGCTTATGCATGTGATATTACGTATTGTACAAATAATGAGCTAGGTTTTGACTACTTGCGTGATAACATGGTGAACTATGCAGAAGAGCGAGTTATGAGACCATTAAACTTTGCTATTATTGATGAAGTTGACTCTATTTTAATCGATGAAGCACGTACACCATTAATAATTTCGGGTGAAGCAGAGAAATCTACTTCCCTTTATACACAAGCAAATGTTTTTGCAAAAATGCTAAAAACTGAAGATGACTATAATTTCGATGAGAAAACAAAAGCAGTACAATTAACAGAACAAGGTATTGATAAAGCAGAACGTATGTTTAAAATTGATAACCTATATGATGTGAAGAACGTTGATATTATTAGTCATATTAATACTGCATTACGAGCTCATGTAACACTACAACGAGATGTAGACTACATGGTCAATGACGGCGAAGTGCTTATTGTCGATCAATTCACAGGTCGTACAATGCCAGGCCGTCGATTCTCTGAAGGGTTACACCAAGCTATTGAAGCCAAAGAAGGCGTTAAAATTCAAAATGAATCTAAGACAATGGCATCCATTACATTCCAAAACTATTTCAGAATGTATAATAAATTATCAGGTATGACGGGTACTGCAAAAACAGAAGAAGAAGAGTTTAGAAATATATACAACATGACTGTAACTCAAATTCCTACGAATAAACCGATACAACGTATAGATAAACCTGATTTGATATATATTAGCCAAAAAGGTAAGTTCGATGCAGTGGTTGCAGATGTAATTGAAAAACATAAGCAAGGTCAGCCTGTACTTTTAGGTACCGTTGCAGTGGAAACCAGTGAATATATTTCTAACTTGTTGAAGAAAAATGGCGTACGTCATGACGTATTAAATGCTAAAAATCACGAACGTGAGGCAGATATTGTTGCCAATGCCGGTCAACGTGGCGCTGTTACGATTGCTACGAATATGGCGGGTCGTGGTACAGATATCAAACTGGGCGAAGGCGTTGAAGAAATAGGCGGACTCGCAGTTATTGGTACGGAAAGACATGAATCCCGTCGTATCGATGACCAATTACGTGGTCGTTCTGGTCGTCAAGGAGACAAAGGTGATAGCCGCTTCTATTTATCGCTTCAAGATGAATTGATGGTACGTTTCGGCTCAGAGCGTTTACAAAATATGATGAATCGTTTAGGTATGGATGACTCTACACCAATTGAGTCTAAAATGGTTTCACGTGCAGTGGAATCTGCACAAAAACGTGTTGAGGGTAATAACTTCGATGCGCGTAAACGTGTTCTTGAATATGATGATGTATTACGTAAGCAACGTGAAATCATTTATAATGAACGTAATAATATTATCGATAGTGATACAAGTGGTGATCTAGTCAATCAAATGCTTCATTCAACATTAGAAAGAAGTGTTCACTATCATGTGAATGAAGAAGCAGACGAACCTGATTATGAACCGTTCATTAATTATGTCGATGATGTATTTTTAAATGAAGGCGACTTAAAAGTTGCAGACATTAAAGGGAAAGATAAAGAAGACATAGTTGAAATTGTTTGGAATAAAGTTGAAGTAGCGTTAAAAGATCAAAAAGAAAAGATTGGTACGCAATTTGACGAATTTGAACGTATGATTCTACTTCGTTCTATTGATACACATTGGACTGACCATATTGACACAATGGATCAACTTAGACAAGGTATACATTTACGTTCTTATGGCCAACAAAATCCGTTGCGTGATTATCAAAATGAAGGTCATCAATTGTTTGATACAATGATGGAAAACATTGAAGAGGACGTAAGTAAATATATTCTTAAATCAGTTGTTTCAGTCGAAGATGATGTAGAAAGAGATAAAGCTACAGACTTTGGTAAAGCTGAGCACGTTTCTGCAGAAGATGGTAAAGAAAAAGTTAAATCATCACCATATGTTAAAGACGAACATATTGGTAGAAATGACCCTTGCCCTTGTGGTAGCGGTAAGAAATATAAAAACTGTCACGGTGCGTAA
- the uvrB gene encoding excinuclease ABC subunit UvrB yields MEHYPFKLHSDFEPQGDQPEAIKKIVNGVNEGKRHQTLLGATGTGKTFTMSNVIKQVGKPTLIIAHNKTLAGQLYSEFKEFFPENRVEYFVSYYDYYQPEAYVPSTDTFIEKDASINDEIDQLRHSATSALFERDDVIIIASVSCIYGLGNPEEYRDLVVSVRVGMQMDRSELLKKLVDVQYTRNDIDFRRGTFRVRGDVVEIFPASREEMCIRVEFFGDEIDRIREVNYLTGEVLRERDHFAIFPASHFVTREEKMKLAIQRIENELEARLTELRSENKLLEAQRLEQRTNYDLEMMREMGFCSGIENYSVHLTLRPTGSTPYTLLDYFGDDWLVMIDESHVTLPQIRGMYNGDRARKQVLVDHGFRLPSALDNRPLKFEEFEEKTKQLVYVSATPGPFELEHTDEMVQQIIRPTGLLDPKIEVRPTENQIDDLIGEIQDRIDRNERVLVTTLTKKMSEDLTTYLKEAGVKVNYLHSEIKTLERIEIIRDLRMGTYDVIVGINLLREGIDIPEVSLVVILDADKEGFLRSQRSLVQTIGRAARNSRGEVIMYGDKITDSMRYALDETERRRTIQEAYNEKYNITPMTINKKIHDVISATVDNDETNDQQQTEVPKKMTKKEREKTIANIEKEMKKAAKDLDFEKATELRDMLFELKAEG; encoded by the coding sequence ATGGAACATTATCCGTTTAAACTGCATTCTGATTTTGAGCCTCAAGGCGATCAACCAGAAGCCATTAAAAAAATTGTCAATGGTGTCAATGAAGGAAAAAGACATCAAACGTTACTTGGGGCTACAGGAACCGGTAAAACTTTTACAATGAGTAACGTTATTAAACAAGTGGGTAAACCTACGTTGATTATCGCACATAATAAAACACTAGCAGGACAGTTATATAGCGAATTTAAAGAGTTTTTCCCTGAAAATAGAGTGGAATATTTTGTCAGCTATTATGATTATTATCAACCAGAAGCTTATGTGCCATCGACTGATACTTTTATAGAAAAAGATGCTTCTATTAATGATGAAATAGATCAATTACGACATTCAGCAACTAGCGCATTATTTGAAAGAGATGATGTTATTATCATAGCTAGTGTCAGCTGTATATATGGCTTGGGTAATCCAGAAGAATATCGTGATTTAGTCGTAAGTGTTCGTGTTGGCATGCAAATGGACAGAAGTGAATTACTGAAAAAATTGGTTGACGTGCAATATACAAGAAATGATATTGATTTTAGACGTGGTACGTTTCGCGTTAGAGGTGATGTAGTAGAAATCTTTCCAGCCTCAAGAGAAGAAATGTGCATAAGAGTAGAATTCTTTGGTGATGAAATAGACCGTATTCGTGAAGTTAACTACTTGACAGGAGAAGTATTAAGAGAACGAGATCATTTTGCGATATTCCCAGCCTCACACTTCGTAACGCGTGAAGAAAAAATGAAATTAGCAATCCAAAGAATTGAAAATGAATTAGAAGCACGTTTGACTGAATTACGTTCAGAAAACAAATTGCTAGAAGCACAACGTTTAGAACAACGTACAAACTATGACTTAGAGATGATGCGAGAAATGGGCTTTTGTTCAGGTATAGAAAACTATTCCGTTCATCTAACTTTACGACCAACAGGTTCAACACCTTATACGCTTCTAGATTATTTTGGTGATGATTGGTTAGTGATGATTGATGAATCACATGTTACATTACCGCAAATTAGAGGGATGTATAATGGTGATCGTGCTCGTAAACAAGTATTAGTAGATCATGGTTTCCGTTTGCCAAGCGCTTTAGATAATAGACCACTAAAATTTGAAGAATTTGAAGAAAAGACTAAACAATTAGTTTATGTATCTGCTACACCAGGTCCATTCGAATTAGAACATACAGATGAGATGGTACAACAAATTATCCGACCGACAGGTTTATTGGATCCTAAGATTGAAGTTCGACCAACTGAAAATCAAATTGATGATTTAATTGGAGAAATTCAAGACCGCATTGATCGAAATGAACGAGTACTAGTAACTACTTTAACTAAAAAAATGAGCGAAGATTTAACTACTTATTTGAAAGAAGCGGGAGTAAAAGTAAATTATTTACACTCAGAAATTAAAACACTAGAACGAATTGAGATTATTCGCGACTTGAGAATGGGCACATATGATGTCATAGTCGGAATTAATTTATTAAGAGAGGGTATTGATATACCAGAAGTATCTCTCGTAGTGATATTAGATGCAGATAAAGAAGGGTTCTTGCGTTCACAAAGATCACTTGTTCAAACGATTGGACGTGCTGCACGTAATAGTCGTGGTGAAGTTATTATGTATGGGGATAAGATTACTGATTCTATGCGTTATGCGTTGGACGAAACGGAAAGACGTCGTACAATCCAAGAAGCATATAATGAAAAATATAACATTACCCCTATGACTATTAATAAGAAAATACATGATGTGATTAGTGCTACTGTTGATAACGATGAAACTAATGATCAACAACAAACGGAAGTTCCTAAGAAAATGACGAAAAAAGAGCGCGAAAAGACAATTGCAAATATAGAAAAAGAAATGAAGAAAGCGGCGAAAGATTTAGATTTCGAAAAAGCTACAGAGCTTAGGGATATGTTATTTGAATTAAAAGCAGAAGGGTGA